In Vibrio chagasii, the sequence TTTGGGTGGCGTTTCATGAAATCGATAAGTGCTTTTTTACAACAGCCAATAGAATCAATAAAGCTAGCACATTGTGTATTGGGACACTGAGGGATCAGAGTCAGTACTTTCTCTGAAGCTAATTGAAGATATTTAAGTTCATACTCGGTATCACCCGCCCAGCGCCAGAATTGCGCAAGGTTATGACAAGATATTACCGAGATCAGTAACCGCTCATCAGCCTCTATATCTGTACGCTCAGTGATCTCCTCACTTAGGTTCAGTGCCTGCTGATAATGAAGAATACTTCGTACAGGATCGTCGAGCTGCAATGCCGTGTCGGCGAGTAACGTGTGTTTTTCCCATTCGCTAATCATTGTATTACCTCACTAATCAATAGGGTTGATAATTTAAATGATAATCATTATCAAGTAAAGTTTCATCGGTGAGATTGTTAATAATTATTGGTAAAGAATATCGATTGTGGGGGAGTGATAAAAAAGAAGCGAGCATAGTGCTCGCTTCTCTATTCATTTCATCAGGCGTTCTAGCCTAATCTCGCAACGGTACTTCTGAATTAACCTTCTAGACCCGCACTCGCTTGTTTGTTTTGAATCAGCTCAATCATGTAGCCGTCAGGATCTTTAACGAATGCGATGTGTGTAGAACCACCTTTTACTGGGCCTGGTTCACGAGTCACGTTACCGCCTGCTGCTTTAATCGCGTCACACGTTGTGTAGATATCATCAACACCGATAGCTACGTGGCCGAAAGCCGAACCAAGGTCGTATTCAGTCGTCCCCCAGTTGTATGTCAGCTCAATCACTGCACCTTGCGACTCGTCACCAAAGCCAACGAAAGCTAGCGTGTATTCGTACTCTTTGTTTTCGTTCTTACGTAATAGCTGCATGCCCATTACATTTGTGTAGAACTCGATAGACTTATCTAGATCACCCACGCGTAGCATGGTGTGTAAAATACGACCGTTTGACATGATTTGCTCCTAGCTTTAACTATGTTTACGTTTTTGTAATTCTGTTTTATGCCGCCAGACAATGGCGATACTGTTTAGCCAATAGGCTTGTGGTTCTGGTTTATGAACTAGACGTCAGTTTTCTCTTTAAACTCACACAGGTCTTCAATAATACAGCTGCCACAGCGAGGCTTACGCGCGACACAAGTGTAGCGACCATGAAGAATAAGCCAGTGGTGGACATCCAGTTTGAACTCTTTTGGAACCACTTTAAGTAGCTTGGCTTCGACATCATCGACTGTCCTACCCATGGCGAACTTAGTGCGATTCGATACACGGTAGATGTGAGTATCAACGGCAATAGTTGGCCAGCCGAAAGCAGTGTTCAATACGACGTTGGCAGTTTTACGGCCAACACCAGGCAGGGCTTCCAGTGCGGCGCGATCTTCTGGTACTTCACCATTGTGAAGATCAAGCAGCATACGACATGTCTTAATGGTGTTTTCTGCTTTCGAATTAAACAGACCGATAGTCTTGATGTACTCTTTCAGACCATCGACACCTAGGTCAAAAATTGCTTGTGGGGTATTAGCAACAGGATAAAGCTTATCTGTGGCTTTGTTCACGCTGACGTCAGTTGCCTGTGCAGATAAAAGTACCGCAATCAGAAGTTCGAAAGGGCTACTCCAATTTAGCTCAGTCTCTGGCTTTGGATTGTTTTCCCTTAAACGCTCAAGTATTTGTACTCGTTTTACATTGTTCATAGCGACATTACTTTCAAATAGTTAGGGCAGAGCTCTGGAGTTGGTATTCAATAAGCTCGAAAACTCAGGCCGTATCATCGGTTACGCGCTCTTATGAGCGTCATTGTTATGTGTATTTGTTATATCTATTTTCTGCCGAGCGGTTGAGCAGCTCAGCAGGTTTTTGTTGTTAAGCGTTGGTCACGCGGGCACGCTCAATAACCGGTTTTTCTGGTTTTGGTTGTTTCGATTTTGCTTGATGATCGATGATGTTTTTTAACGCAATCAAGAAACCAACACCAATAAAGGCACCCGGTGGAAGTAGAGCAAGCAAGAAGCTGTTATCAAATTGGAAAATTTCGATTCTTAAGGCTGATGCCCAATCACCAAGTAGCAGATCTGCGCCATCAAATAGGGTGCCATTACCAATGATTTCACGCATTGCGCCCAATACCACCAATACAGATGTCATACCAAGACCCATCCAGAAGCCATCTTGAGCGGCAGGTAATACTTCATTTTTAGAGGCGAAGGCTTCTGCTCGACCAATGATGATACAGTTGGTTACGATCAGTGGGATGAAGATACCGAGAGATAGATACAGGCCATACGCGTAAGCATTCATCAGCAGCTGAACACACGTTACCAGCGATGCAATGATCATCACGAACACCGGAATACGCACCTCTTTTGGTACATGATTACGAACCAGAGAAACAGCAACATTCGAACCGACTAATACAAGTAGAGTCGCTATACCGAGCCCAAGTGCGTTGGTCACCGTTGAAGAGACAGCCAATAGCGGACATAACCCAAGCAGTTGTACTAGGGCAGGGTTGTTGGCCCACATGCCATTTTTGATTAGTGTTTTATGATCACTCATTATTCACCACCACAATTTAGAGGTTGAGCAAGCAATGCTTGGTTGTTTTGGTTGACGTATTGGACCGCTTGTTTGACAGATTTCACTACCGCTCTAGGGGTAATGGTCGCGCCAGTAAACTGATCGAAGTCACCACCGTCTTTACGAACTTTCCAACGGTCAAGATTAGAGTCCGTTACTTGTTTACCGGAAAAAGAAAGAATCCAATCACTCACACGTAGATCAATCTTATCACCCAAGCCTGGAGTTTCTTGGTGAGAAAGTACACGAGTGCCTAAAATAGTACCGTCGATTTTCATACCGACGATCACCTTAATCGCACCGTTATAACCGTCTGGTGCAATTGCCTCGATCGCAATCGCGCTTGGCTCACCATTGATTTTGGCGATGTAAGCGGGCATCGCTTTCTCTGTACCAAGCTCTTCTGCTTGAACCAAAGTACAAGACGAAAACAGTTCGTTGTCGTGAAGATCGTGTGGGATCACCTGGTTAAGTACAGATAGCAACTGAGCCTGTTCTTGCTGTTTGATCTGATCTTTTGTTAGGTAGTGGGTTACCGCCACTAAACCTGTCGATGCACAGGCAAAAATCGCGAGCACAAGGCCGTTTTTCTTAATAGCATTTAGCATGATGTCCGCTCCTTTAGTGGCCGTATGTACGAGGCTTGGTGTAGTAGTCAATCAGTGGAACACACATGTTGGCTAACAATACAGCAAACGCAACGCCATCAGGGAAGCCACCCCAACTGCGGATAATAAACACTAACGCACCAATTAGCGCACCAAACACCAAGCGACCTTTAACTGTCGTCGAAGCCGAAACTGGATCTGTTGCAATAAAGAATGCGCCAAGCATAGTCGCGCCAGACAGAAGGTGAATGGTTGGAGAAGCGGTTTCACCAGGAGTAAGCACTAAGAACACTAAGCTAAACAGAGTAAGACTGCCGATGAAAGCCACTGGGATATACCATTGAATAACACGTTGCTTAATCAGCACTAAACCGCCGATTAAGTAAGCAAGGTTTACCCACTCCCAGCCTACGCCAGCTAACCAGCTGAATTGCGGTTGAGATAGTGCTTCTGAAGCCGTATTACCTGCCGTTAATGCCGTTTTGAATGCATCAAGTGGCGTCGCCATTGTGGTGCCATCAATACCAAGGCGTGCTTGTTGCAGAGACAAACCCTCGTTATTGAAGCCCGTGAATATCATCAAGAATGAGTCAATAAAGCTTGTTGCTTCTGCTGTCAGGCTCGCGGGTGCATTCCAACTCGTCATTTGAACTGGGAAGGAAATCAGCAAAACAACGTAAGCAACCATCGCAGGGTTAAATGGGTTCTGTCCTAGGCCGCCGTACAAGTGTTTCGCGATAATAATAGCGAAGAACATACCAATAACGAGGATCCACCACGGAGAGTGTGGAGGAATGGCGACGCTCAGTAGCCAAGCGGTTACAACGGCACTGTAATCACGCAGCGCCATTACTGGTGGACGTTTTCTTAACAGCATTACGGCTGCTTCAAAGATAACAGCAAGTGCAATAGCAAATACTAACTGGATGAGGGTACCCCATCCAAAGAAGTAGGTTTGAGCTAGTAGACCTGGCAATGCACAAATAGCTACCCATTTCATTAGATTTGGGGTGCTTCTACGACTGTGTGCGTGCGGTGAGCTGGCGATAAAGAAGGCCACTACTCTTTCTCCTCATTGTTCTTTTTATCTAGCTCTTGCTGTGCTTTTCTTGCTTTAGCACGAGCAATAGCGGCAGCAACGGCTGCTTTTTTAGGATCGACTGACTGTGATTGAGTCTCAGCTACCACTTCAGTCTCTTTCTCGGTTACAGGCTTAGGAGTGATTTCTTGTGCTTCAACCTGTTTAGCTTGCTGAGCTTTTTTCGCCTTAGCGCGTGCAATAGCGGCAGCAACAGCAGCTTTCTTAGGGTCGACAGCTTCTGGTTGAGTTTCAGCTTCAACTTCGAGTACTGGCTCAGGAGTTTCTACTGTCTCAGCTTGTGTCGCTTGCTGTGCTTTCTTAGCCTTAGCGCGAGCAATAGCGGCAGCAACGGCTGCTTTTTTAGGATTGACTGGCTCTTGTTGAGTTTCAATTTCAACTTCAATTGCGGATTCAGGTGTTTCTTCTATTTCAGTCTGTTTCGCTTGCTGTGCTTTCTTCGCTTTAGCACGAGCGATAGCGGCAGCAACAGCATCTTTCTTAGCGTCACCAGAGCTTTCAGCAGGAGCACCAGAAGCTGATGCTGCTTGTTGTGCTTTCTTCGCTTTGGCGCGAGCAATAGCGGCAGCAACGGCGTCTTTCTTAGCGTCACCAGAGCTTTCTGCTGGAGCTTCAGAAGCAGCTTCCGCTTGTTGAGCCTTCTTCGCTTTAGCACGAGCGATAGCGGCAGCAACGGCGTCTTTCTTAGCGTCACCAGAGCTTTCAACTGGAGCTTCAGAAGCAGATTCTGCTTGTTGTGCTTTCTTCGCTTTGGCGCGAGCAATTGCAGCTGCAACAGCGTCTTTCTTGCCATCACCAGAGTTGTCGGCTTGAGTTTCTGCAGAAGCTTGTTGAGCTTTGCGCTCTCTAGCTTGTCGTTTACGCTCTTCGCGCAGTTTCGACATTTCAGAGTTGTCAGGTTCAGCGCCGTTTTCCTTCAGAGCTGCAGCTTGTTTCGCTTTTGCCTTTGCAATAGCGGCAGCAACCGCAGGTTTCACTGCTGGCTCTTCATTCGGAGCCTGCTCCGCAGCAGCTTTTTGCGCTTTAACACGAGCAA encodes:
- a CDS encoding DUF2753 domain-containing protein; its protein translation is MISEWEKHTLLADTALQLDDPVRSILHYQQALNLSEEITERTDIEADERLLISVISCHNLAQFWRWAGDTEYELKYLQLASEKVLTLIPQCPNTQCASFIDSIGCCKKALIDFMKRHPNPKIASMVEKIDTATNCEMIARFRLN
- the gloA gene encoding lactoylglutathione lyase; the protein is MSNGRILHTMLRVGDLDKSIEFYTNVMGMQLLRKNENKEYEYTLAFVGFGDESQGAVIELTYNWGTTEYDLGSAFGHVAIGVDDIYTTCDAIKAAGGNVTREPGPVKGGSTHIAFVKDPDGYMIELIQNKQASAGLEG
- a CDS encoding electron transport complex subunit E; this translates as MSDHKTLIKNGMWANNPALVQLLGLCPLLAVSSTVTNALGLGIATLLVLVGSNVAVSLVRNHVPKEVRIPVFVMIIASLVTCVQLLMNAYAYGLYLSLGIFIPLIVTNCIIIGRAEAFASKNEVLPAAQDGFWMGLGMTSVLVVLGAMREIIGNGTLFDGADLLLGDWASALRIEIFQFDNSFLLALLPPGAFIGVGFLIALKNIIDHQAKSKQPKPEKPVIERARVTNA
- the nth gene encoding endonuclease III is translated as MNNVKRVQILERLRENNPKPETELNWSSPFELLIAVLLSAQATDVSVNKATDKLYPVANTPQAIFDLGVDGLKEYIKTIGLFNSKAENTIKTCRMLLDLHNGEVPEDRAALEALPGVGRKTANVVLNTAFGWPTIAVDTHIYRVSNRTKFAMGRTVDDVEAKLLKVVPKEFKLDVHHWLILHGRYTCVARKPRCGSCIIEDLCEFKEKTDV
- the rsxD gene encoding electron transport complex subunit RsxD, whose protein sequence is MAFFIASSPHAHSRRSTPNLMKWVAICALPGLLAQTYFFGWGTLIQLVFAIALAVIFEAAVMLLRKRPPVMALRDYSAVVTAWLLSVAIPPHSPWWILVIGMFFAIIIAKHLYGGLGQNPFNPAMVAYVVLLISFPVQMTSWNAPASLTAEATSFIDSFLMIFTGFNNEGLSLQQARLGIDGTTMATPLDAFKTALTAGNTASEALSQPQFSWLAGVGWEWVNLAYLIGGLVLIKQRVIQWYIPVAFIGSLTLFSLVFLVLTPGETASPTIHLLSGATMLGAFFIATDPVSASTTVKGRLVFGALIGALVFIIRSWGGFPDGVAFAVLLANMCVPLIDYYTKPRTYGH
- the rsxG gene encoding electron transport complex subunit RsxG — protein: MLNAIKKNGLVLAIFACASTGLVAVTHYLTKDQIKQQEQAQLLSVLNQVIPHDLHDNELFSSCTLVQAEELGTEKAMPAYIAKINGEPSAIAIEAIAPDGYNGAIKVIVGMKIDGTILGTRVLSHQETPGLGDKIDLRVSDWILSFSGKQVTDSNLDRWKVRKDGGDFDQFTGATITPRAVVKSVKQAVQYVNQNNQALLAQPLNCGGE